The Gossypium arboreum isolate Shixiya-1 chromosome 2, ASM2569848v2, whole genome shotgun sequence region AGTTTGCTGGGGAGGGTtctttgatttgatttgatttagtTACTGGGGTATTGATTTGATCTTTTTGGGGTTTTGGATTCAACTTTAAAGttgaaagctttttttttttctgggAAACGTAAGAAGCTGATCTTTCAGTGTTTGGGTTTAATCATTGAGTTTCTCTTTGGGTAATGTGAAAAATTTTGGTCAAAGCACAGAGCTGGTAGATGACCtaaaagattatatatatatatatatataaagctgaTTGACCGGTAGATGAACAAAGCTTCACAAAGGGGAAGAAAAGAATATTTTTTTTGGGTCtagtaaattgatttttttttaaagctaTGCCGGTTGATGACAATTCCTCCACCGTCTCCGGCGACGCTAGCGTCTCTTCCACCGGTAATCAAAACCTACCTCTCAAATCCACCGTTAAGAAGAAACGTAACCTCCCTGGAATGCCAGGTActgtaaaaaaattaattatccaATAATTAAATCGGTCTTCTTTTTGGTACTTTATTTTGTTATGAATTTAAACTTTTTTATACAGATCCAGATGCGGAGGTGATTGCTTTATCACCTACGACTCTGTTAGCTACGAACCGATTCGTGTGTGAAATTTGCAACAAAGGGTTTCAAAGAGACCAAAACCTTCAGCTTCATAGACGAGGTCATAATCTGCCATGGAAGTTGAGGCAAAGATCGAGCAAGGAAGTGAAGAAGAGGGTTTACGTTTGTCCTGAGCCGACATGTGTTCATCATGACCCTTCGAGAGCTTTAGGTGATCTCACGGGGATTAAGAAACATTTCTGTAGAAAACATGGTGAAAAGAAAtggaaatgtgataaatgttcTAAGAAATACGCTGTTCAATCGGATTGGAAAGCTCACTCTAAGATCTGTGGCACTCGAGAGTATAAATGTGATTGTGGAACTGTGTTTTCCAGGTGTTCGACTTAATTCCTATGTGaaaaaaaatgacttattttttcTGGGATTTGATTGTTGATTTTGGGGTTTTTCTATCTTTTTGTAGGAGGGATAGTTTTATTACCCACAGAGCTTTTTGTGATGCGTTAGCAGTGGAGAGTGCTAAAACTCAAACGAATCCTAGTTCAGAATCCGACCCGAAAGTTCAGGCGGCAGATTCATCACCACGGCGCTCACCTCCGGCTGCATCTCCGCCGGTATCTGCTCCAAGTGCTATAACTTCTTCAGATATTCGGATTCAAAGTTCAGGTAAAATACATAATTAGGGAATTTTTGTATCTTGTTAGTTTCAGTTTTGTCCTTTTTTTGATGTTGTTTGAATTGAAACAAagacaaatttatttatttatttttgttgttattATGTCTTTGGATGAACCTTTGGAGTGTAGTAGTTTTTGTCTGTTTTTGCTCTTTTGTCGATTTTATGTTTTAGACTTTTAAATGACTCTATATATATGCCTTATATATCGGTTCTTGTTGTAGTGTTGGCTGAAGATCCAAGTACTGTTGTGGAAGAAGCTCCAGCTCCAGCACCGGCACCGTCTGCACCACCGGCTGGCTTAAATGGAAGTTCTAGCAGTAGTGTTAGCTTGGTTAGCAGTGGTTGTAATAGCAGCAGCAGCAGtgtattttcgaacttatttacCTCCACGACTGTATCTACGAGCATACACCCTCCTCAACCTCTGGCACCAGCTCTTCCACTGGTTGGCTTAAATGGAAGTTGTAGCGGTAGTGTCAGCCTGGTTAGCAGTGGTGCTAGCAGCAGTAGCAGTAGTGGTGTATTTGCAAGCTTATTTGCCTCCTCGACTGTATCTGCAAGCATACAACCTCCTCAAACTCCAGCTTTAACCAACTTAATTCGAGCTGACCTAGCTCCATCTACATCAATTGAACCAATTTCTTTATGCCTCTCGACCAGCCATGGCTCGTCGATATTCGGAACTACAGGGCAAGAGCGTCGGCAGCATGCACCGCCACTGCAACCTGCTATGTCTGCCACTGCACTACTGCAGAAAGCTGCTCAGATGGGAGCAGCAGCAAGTAATGCATCCTTGCTTCGCGGTCTCGGTGTTGTTTCATCTTCGGCACCACAAGAAAATTTACAATGGGGTCAAGCACAAGTCGACCCTGACAATGCCTCCATTGCAGCAGGGCTTGGACTCGGGCTTCCCTGCGACGGAAGTTCAGGATTAAAGGAACTGATGATGGGAACCCCGGTGTTCGGTCCTAAGCAAACTACTCTCGATTTCCTTGGATTGGGGGTGGCTGCTGGTGGCAACCCCAATGCCAGCCTGTCTGCTCTAATTACGTCTATCGGAAGTGGATTTGATGCCACCACAGCAGCAGCATCGGTTCGAGGTGGAGATTACACCAGCAAGGACATTGGAAGAAGCTCGTGATACATTAATATACGGCATTGCAGAAGAAAACAATGGCAATATATAATTTCCGATAAAGAATAGCCGTTATGGAGGGTAGCACCGAGCCATCAAGGAGGCAATCCGGGTATGCCTTCTACCTAACAAATGCAGCGAAAAGGACTTCTTTGTGGGGGTATATATAGCCTTTGTAGTACAAGGTAAAAGTTGATGAACCAGATGTATATAAAGTATGTTGTAGCTAGAAAAATTGGAACACAACGTCTCTAGAAAGAGATTTTGGTTACTTTCAGACATGTTTGTGTCTGGTTTTCTTTTTAAAGCTTGGAGATATCAGCAAAAGAGCAGGTTTTTTCCAAGCTTTTCACAGTGGAGTGGTAAATTGGTTTAAATGGTGGGATTTTGATTGATTCTGATATGATTATTGGGCTTGGATTAAGAGTTCAAAGTCAACTTTTAAACCATTCTGTATTTGTGTTCATTTTATTTGCAATTAATAATttcaatttgtttgttttatttatttgacCTTTTAATTACTTTATGAATTTCCATCTCACAATTCCATCAATTGGGAAACAAGAAAGGGGATTTGCGGGTATCAATTAGATCATCGATTTTCTATTTGATTTGGAACGAGATTGCGACAATCAATAGAAATTTTGTTTTGGAATCAATAGAAATTTTGTTTTGGGTTCAATTGGTTTGACTAatcaatctaattttattttgaaaatattagttttttttATAAAGATCAACGGCAtactaattttattttgaaaatattagtTTTTTGTATAAAGATCAACGGCATACTAATTTATTCTTAGCGTAACTGGTTCAATCAATCAAACTGATTATTTCTAAAAATACTAATTTTtatcaaagaaaataaatcatttattttaaaaagatTAATTTAGATCCGatcaattttaaatttgaattatttattaTTCGGATTAAGaattttttaatcaaataattataaaagGAGTAATTTATTATTATCTCCACCTTCTCAAGTCTTCAAAAAAGTCATTCaagtccatgaaaatgtaatCTAAAATGATCCTTTCTAGTTAGGATTTTAAATGCTAAGTTATTGAA contains the following coding sequences:
- the LOC108466340 gene encoding zinc finger protein GAI-ASSOCIATED FACTOR 1-like, yielding MPVDDNSSTVSGDASVSSTGNQNLPLKSTVKKKRNLPGMPDPDAEVIALSPTTLLATNRFVCEICNKGFQRDQNLQLHRRGHNLPWKLRQRSSKEVKKRVYVCPEPTCVHHDPSRALGDLTGIKKHFCRKHGEKKWKCDKCSKKYAVQSDWKAHSKICGTREYKCDCGTVFSRRDSFITHRAFCDALAVESAKTQTNPSSESDPKVQAADSSPRRSPPAASPPVSAPSAITSSDIRIQSSVLAEDPSTVVEEAPAPAPAPSAPPAGLNGSSSSSVSLVSSGCNSSSSSVFSNLFTSTTVSTSIHPPQPLAPALPLVGLNGSCSGSVSLVSSGASSSSSSGVFASLFASSTVSASIQPPQTPALTNLIRADLAPSTSIEPISLCLSTSHGSSIFGTTGQERRQHAPPLQPAMSATALLQKAAQMGAAASNASLLRGLGVVSSSAPQENLQWGQAQVDPDNASIAAGLGLGLPCDGSSGLKELMMGTPVFGPKQTTLDFLGLGVAAGGNPNASLSALITSIGSGFDATTAAASVRGGDYTSKDIGRSS